Within the Acidipropionibacterium acidipropionici genome, the region GAGTCGACCTCCGATGAGAAGGCTGAGGACTCCAGGCCCGAGGGCTTCAAGAACGTCGGGCGCAACCAGAAGTGCCCGTGCGGGTCGGGCAAGAAGTTCAAGCACTGCCACGGGCGGACGGCCGCCTGAGCGGTACGGGCCGCGAGGCTCCCAGCAGGGCGGTGAGGCCGGGACTGGCGACCAGTCTCGCCTCGCTGACCAGCCAGCCCTGAGGGCGTCTCTCCAGCCGCAGCCCCATCGCCAGACGGCGGGTCGAGACGTCGAGGGTCACCACGGCGTCGACGACCCCGTCATTGACGCCGGCGTGCGGACTGGAGACCAGGGCGGCGCGGGTCCAGGCGGGCCCTCTGGGCCATTCATGGAGCTGTTCGAAGGCCTCCTCGGTGCACAGCGTGCGCAGGTGAGGCATGGCCCGCCGTCCCGACAGGCACTCCAGGATGATGGCTGCGACGGTCGTGGCCAGGCGGGCGGCCCCCGAGTCGGAGGACACCCGGCCGGTGGCGACGATGCTCGGCGGCGTCCCTCCGGCGCCGGTGTCCAGAGACATCAGTGGAAGCGGATCCTGCCCGGCGATCGGTGGCGGGGGAGACTCGGGAGTCCACGGTAACCAGTCGGCGACCTGCTCCAGGACGATGCCGTCGACGTCGACGAGGATCCGGCTGTGGGACGGGTCTGGGGGAGTCATGAGTCAAGTCCACCTTCCGGCGGCGGTGTTTGGCCAGAGTCTGTGGCGACGAATGTGGACAATCTCACACATGAGGGCCGGGCCCGGGGTCCACAGGGTGGACTCCCGGCGTCCGGGAGTCGAGATTGTCGTGGAGGTGCGGATACGGTGGCAGGACAGCCGTCACAGGAGGAACCCAGATGCCAGCAAGTACGTCGCCCAGCACAGGCGCTGATCGACTCGTCTTCATCCCCGCGGATCCGGGCGGTGCCAGGAAGCTGGTGAGCGACGGCGGATCGGACGTCCAGGGCTTCGCCGTCACGCCGGAGCTCAGGTCCATTCTCGATCTGGGCCGGGGAGGCGAGGAGGAGGCCGAGCGGGCCGCCATGGTCATCGGATCGGTCTGGGGCCTGGCCCGGTTCGGGCGGCGCCTGGTACTGGTGGCCCAGGTGCCCGACTCGCAGCTCGGGGACAACTACGAGGTGGACAACGGCGGGGTCACCATCGCCCGCCTCGAGCCGTCCAGGATCACGGCCTGGTTCGCCGACGAGGACGACCGGGTGTCCGCGGCGGCCGCCGGCCAGATCGCCGGGATGATCATCGATGACGCGTGGAACGACGTCTCGGTGCAGAGCCTGCTGGCGGAGCACGAGATGTCCTGGCATGACATCACCGAGGAGCTGCCGGATCCCGGCAGCGATCCCACCCGCAGCTGAGCAGCCGTCGGCCGAGGCCGATTGAGGAGGCGAGGGCCCCGCATCGCCATGATGCGGGGCCCTCGCCTCAGAAGCAGCTGGTGCTCAGCCGGCCAGGTAGTCGTTCCCGGCCTCCTGCTGCACGTCGAATGCGCGGGTCAGGTACGGTCCTGCGGTCTTCTCGAGCTTCTTGCCGACCACCGGGATCGAGATGGTGAACTCGCCGGTGTAGGTGACGACGCTGCCGGGGCCGCCGGCGACCAGGCTCGCATGGCCCACCGCCTTGGCGGGCATCCCCTTGGGGTTGATGATCAGTTCGCCGGTCCGGGAGCCGTCGGCTGCGGGCGCCTCCCAGGTGAGATCCTGGTGGGCGGCCAGCGTCTCACCGACGATCTTCTGGACCTGGTGGGGGGCCGGAAGAGCCAGATCCAGGGAGATGCCGTTCTCGGTCGGGGTGATGTTGCTCGTCGTGGCTCCGATGCGACGGTAGACGTCGACCCACCACTGCGGGTCGGTCATCATGGCAGCCACCCGGTCGGGGGCGGCTGCGAATTGAGCGGTCGTGTTGATGTCCATGACGACATAGTCTTGCACCTGCTCCGATATCTCCTCGAATCCCCTCCCCTCCTAGCCGTGCGGCCGTCTGCGGGCCGGTCAGGGGGTTCGCTCGCACGGGCCGGGCGGGGGTGCGTAATCTTGGGGGCGTCGGCGACTGCTGATCGGCCGCCGACGCGACGCTTCACGTGGAGGTGAACCGTGCGGATCGACCTGCACACCCATTCAGCCGCCTCGGACGGCACCGACTCCCCGACCGGACTGGTGATGTCGGCGGCCGAGGCACGTCTGCAGGTCATCGCCCTGACCGACCACGACACCTTCGACGGGCTGTCCGAGGCCCTCGCGGCGGGACAGCGGTTCGGGGTGAGGGTGGTCCCCGGGGTCGAGGTCTCCTGCAACCAGGACGGCACCGAGGTGCACCTGCTCGGATACGGCTGCCGGACCTCGGACGAGTCCCTCGGCGCGGAGCTCGAACTCATCCGCAACGGTCGCAGCGGGCGGCTGTTCAGGATGGTCAAGGCACTGCAGAGGGCCGGCCTCGACATCACCGTCGAGGAGGTGCTGGCCCGAGGCGGATCGACGCCGAGCATCGGGCGTCCCCACGTCGCCGACGTCATGGTCGCCAAGGGCTATGTCGCCGACCGGGACGAGGCCTTCCGCGACTGGCTGGAGGAGGGCAGGCCCGGCTTCGTGCGCAGGTACTCCTGCGATCTGGCGCGCGCCGTCGACCTCATCCACGGAGCCGGGGGAGCGGCCGTGCTCGCCCATCCCTGGGGCCGGGGTGCCGAGCGCGTGCTCACCACCGACGTCATCACCGCGCTGACGAGGCGTCACCGTCTCGACGGCATCGAGGTGGACCACCAGGACCACACCGCCGAGCAGCGCGCGCTGCTGTTCGAGCTGGGAGGGCGGCTCGGGCTGATCCGCACAGGCTCCAGCGACTACCACGGCACCGGGAAGAAGAACCACCCGCTGGGCTGCAACACGACCCGTGAGACGGCCTATCGCGAACTGTGCACCCGGATCCAGCTCCGGGGCGGTGAGCTGAACCGGGTCTGAGGGGGATCGGATGGATCTGCACGAGATGGCCGGGGGCCGGCCCGGCGACGCCCAGGAACTGCCCGGCCTCGACAGCCTGTACACGGCGACGGTCGAGGGGCGGCCCTCCGACGAGCTGGAGGATCTGCGGGCAGTGCTGTGCCGTCTGCCGATGCTCGGCCCCTACAACGCCATGCTGGTCGAGGTGCAGCGCCCCGGTTCCCTGTACGTGGCCACCGCACCGGCCTGGCACCAGGATTTCGGACGTCGTCTGCGCCCGGGGGCCAGGCCCCTGGTGATCCTCAAGCCCTTCGGCCCCGTCGAATTCGTCTACGACGTCTCCGACACCGAAGGACCGGCCCTGCCGACGGATGTGCTGTCGCCCTTCCGGGTGCGCGGGCAGATCACCGAGGAGGGCCTGGTCCGATTCGCCGACCGGCTGCGCACCAGGGCGATCGGATATCGGCAGACCGCCGACCCGCAGGCCCCCGGGCGCACCGAGCGGGTGGGCACCTGGGACCCCTCCCGGCCGGCGAGCAAGGGGGAGATCCGCTACACCATCACCGTCGACGAGGCTCTGAACCCCGCCGCCCGCCTCGCCACGGTGTTCCACGAGCTCGGTCACATCTACTGCGACCACCTCCAGGGGCCGACCGCCACCCAGCGCCACCAGTACCGTCAACTCAGCGAGCGGCGCCGGGAGTTCGAGGCCGACATCGTCTCCTGGCTGGCCTGCGGACGCCTGCGCATCGACTCGGCGGCCGGCCGGGACCTGCGCGGATATGCCGAGGCCGACGGCTCCATGCCGCCGGTCTCGGTGCAGGCGATCGTGCACGCCCTGGGCAGGGTGGAGGCGATCGGCGGGGGACTGAGATCGCTGGCGGCGATGGTCTCCGGGCCCCCGGCGTCGGCCGCGGAGGAGGCTGAGTCCCAGGACATGCTCGACTTCGATCCCGGGCCGTGAGAGGCCGGCCCACGGACGGGGAACCACCGCCGGGGCCGGGCTTGATAAGCTGTGCGCCATGACCGACGCGCCCTCGCCCCAGCTGTTCTGGTGGCGCCGCTGCGTGCGGCCCTGAACCACTCCATCCCGTCAACGGCCGCCCTGTGGCGGCCGTTCGTGCGTCATGCGCCGCAGGGAGCTCGAAAGGACACCATGACCGACAACTCCCCCGAGTCATCTGAGGGCTCCAACGAGGCCACACTGGCACGCTCCCAGGCGCGCAGCGACAAGGTCGAGGCCGACCTGGCCACGCACCCCGGGAAGTGGCGGATCCTCACCGGCGACCGTCCCACCGGGAAGCTGCACATCGGGCACTACTTCGGCTCGCTGGCCAACCGGGTGAGGCTGCAGAACCTGGGGGTGGAGTCCTTCCTGGTGATCGCCGACTACCAGGTGATCTACGACCGCGACGGGGTGGGCGATATTCAGGAGAATGTCCTGTCGGGGGTGGCCGACTACCTGGCGATCGGCATCGATCCGGCCCGGACCACCATCTTCACCCACTCGGCCCTGCCCGCCCTCAACCAGCTGCTGCTGCCCTTCCTGTCCCTGGTCACCGACGCCGAGCTGCGCCGCAACCCGACCGTCAAGGATGAGCTGGCCACCTCGCAGCGGCCCATGTCGGGGCTGATGCTCACCTTCCCGGTGCACCAGGCCGCCGACATCCTCTTCTGCAAGGCCAACCTGGTGCCGGTCGGCAAGGACCAGCTGCCGCACATCGAGCAGACCCGGGTCATCGCCCGCCGCTTCGACGAGAGGTACGGGCGGGTCGATCCCGAGCACCCGGTCTTCCCCGAGCCCGAGGCCCTGCTGTCGGCCACCCCTCACGTCCTCGGGCTGGACGGCACCAAGATGAGCAAGTCGCGCGGCAACACCATCGAGATCGGGATGACCGCGGACCAGACCGCCAAACTCATCAAGAAGGCGAAGACCGACGCCGAGCGTCACATCAGCTACGACCCGGACTCCCGCCCGGAGGTCTCGAACCTCGTGCTGCTCACCGCCCTGTGCGAGGGATCCGACCCGCTCACGGTCGCCGAGGAGATCGGCGACGGCGGGTCGGGCACCCTCAAGAAGAGGCTCACGGCGTCGATGAATGACTACTTCGCCCCGATCCGGGCCAGGCGTGCCGAGGTGGCCGCCGACGAGGGATACCTGCGGTCGGTGCTGCGCGACGGCAATGAGCGGGCCGGTGCGGTGGCCGACCAGACCCTCGACGAGGTCCGCCGGGCCATGAAGATGGTCTACTGAGGGGCCTTGCTGATTCAGCCGGTGCGGGGCGGGCTCAGCTCTCGTCGTCGTGGTGGCGGGCCCTGCGGCGGCGTCGCTGGGATGCCGTGGTGCCCCGCTGCTCGGTGACCTCGGCGGGCTGCTGGACGACGACGGTGGGCGCGACGTCGTCGGCCGTGGTCTTCTTCGCCTTGCGGGCCCCCGTCCTGGCCACGTGCGCCTTCTTGGCGTCGGCCTTCCCGGAGCGGTCCTTGGCGCCGTCCTTCCGGGAGGCTGCGGCCTTCCTGGCCGGGGCGGCCTTCTTCGCGGTGTCGGGCCTGCGGGTCCTGCGGGACCCGGCCTCCTCCTCCAGACGCTCGGCCACGACCTGCTCGGTGGTCCGGGGAGCCTCCTGGGGGGCGGCCTGAGCCTCGGGCGCGGTCGAGCGGTCGGAGCGGGAGTCGTGCTCGACGACCTTGCCGTTGCGGCGGCGGGTGCGCTTG harbors:
- a CDS encoding Rv3235 family protein, whose product is MTPPDPSHSRILVDVDGIVLEQVADWLPWTPESPPPPIAGQDPLPLMSLDTGAGGTPPSIVATGRVSSDSGAARLATTVAAIILECLSGRRAMPHLRTLCTEEAFEQLHEWPRGPAWTRAALVSSPHAGVNDGVVDAVVTLDVSTRRLAMGLRLERRPQGWLVSEARLVASPGLTALLGASRPVPLRRPSARGSA
- a CDS encoding DUF6912 family protein translates to MPASTSPSTGADRLVFIPADPGGARKLVSDGGSDVQGFAVTPELRSILDLGRGGEEEAERAAMVIGSVWGLARFGRRLVLVAQVPDSQLGDNYEVDNGGVTIARLEPSRITAWFADEDDRVSAAAAGQIAGMIIDDAWNDVSVQSLLAEHEMSWHDITEELPDPGSDPTRS
- a CDS encoding DUF2505 domain-containing protein, with the translated sequence MDINTTAQFAAAPDRVAAMMTDPQWWVDVYRRIGATTSNITPTENGISLDLALPAPHQVQKIVGETLAAHQDLTWEAPAADGSRTGELIINPKGMPAKAVGHASLVAGGPGSVVTYTGEFTISIPVVGKKLEKTAGPYLTRAFDVQQEAGNDYLAG
- a CDS encoding PHP domain-containing protein — encoded protein: MDLHTHSAASDGTDSPTGLVMSAAEARLQVIALTDHDTFDGLSEALAAGQRFGVRVVPGVEVSCNQDGTEVHLLGYGCRTSDESLGAELELIRNGRSGRLFRMVKALQRAGLDITVEEVLARGGSTPSIGRPHVADVMVAKGYVADRDEAFRDWLEEGRPGFVRRYSCDLARAVDLIHGAGGAAVLAHPWGRGAERVLTTDVITALTRRHRLDGIEVDHQDHTAEQRALLFELGGRLGLIRTGSSDYHGTGKKNHPLGCNTTRETAYRELCTRIQLRGGELNRV
- a CDS encoding ImmA/IrrE family metallo-endopeptidase — encoded protein: MDLHEMAGGRPGDAQELPGLDSLYTATVEGRPSDELEDLRAVLCRLPMLGPYNAMLVEVQRPGSLYVATAPAWHQDFGRRLRPGARPLVILKPFGPVEFVYDVSDTEGPALPTDVLSPFRVRGQITEEGLVRFADRLRTRAIGYRQTADPQAPGRTERVGTWDPSRPASKGEIRYTITVDEALNPAARLATVFHELGHIYCDHLQGPTATQRHQYRQLSERRREFEADIVSWLACGRLRIDSAAGRDLRGYAEADGSMPPVSVQAIVHALGRVEAIGGGLRSLAAMVSGPPASAAEEAESQDMLDFDPGP
- the trpS gene encoding tryptophan--tRNA ligase; translation: MTDNSPESSEGSNEATLARSQARSDKVEADLATHPGKWRILTGDRPTGKLHIGHYFGSLANRVRLQNLGVESFLVIADYQVIYDRDGVGDIQENVLSGVADYLAIGIDPARTTIFTHSALPALNQLLLPFLSLVTDAELRRNPTVKDELATSQRPMSGLMLTFPVHQAADILFCKANLVPVGKDQLPHIEQTRVIARRFDERYGRVDPEHPVFPEPEALLSATPHVLGLDGTKMSKSRGNTIEIGMTADQTAKLIKKAKTDAERHISYDPDSRPEVSNLVLLTALCEGSDPLTVAEEIGDGGSGTLKKRLTASMNDYFAPIRARRAEVAADEGYLRSVLRDGNERAGAVADQTLDEVRRAMKMVY